From a region of the Aeoliella mucimassa genome:
- a CDS encoding RsmE family RNA methyltransferase: MAVGSTVGQVANIAPSSSSACPASELQQQCASITGEMADRFFCPELCDTQEPSLTGAEAHHLLHVMRGKVGDEVLLFDGQGHQSTATIAKCGRSEVLLTVGPVEQVSREPRIAITLGVALPKGDRQKWMVEKLTEIGVATLVPLTTEHSVADLRGKSLEKLERAVVEACKQCGRNQLMQITPPRPFGEFIASVDSGTKCIAHPVGRSLSQFGLSAATEFAAAIGPEGGFSDSEVALANEHGWQSMCLGASILRIETAAIAVAAVVTSSCSVES, translated from the coding sequence ATGGCTGTCGGTTCCACCGTTGGACAGGTAGCCAATATCGCTCCGTCGTCATCATCGGCCTGCCCGGCTAGCGAACTTCAACAGCAATGTGCTAGCATCACGGGTGAAATGGCCGATCGCTTCTTTTGCCCTGAACTTTGCGACACGCAAGAACCCTCGCTCACCGGAGCCGAGGCGCATCATCTGCTGCATGTGATGCGTGGCAAAGTAGGCGACGAGGTCCTGCTGTTCGATGGCCAAGGCCACCAAAGCACTGCGACCATCGCCAAGTGTGGTCGTAGCGAGGTGCTGCTCACGGTCGGTCCCGTGGAGCAGGTAAGTCGCGAGCCACGGATTGCAATCACGCTCGGCGTCGCGTTGCCAAAGGGGGATCGGCAAAAGTGGATGGTCGAGAAGCTTACCGAAATCGGTGTCGCGACCTTGGTACCACTGACAACCGAGCACAGTGTTGCTGACCTCCGTGGAAAGTCGCTCGAGAAGCTCGAGCGGGCGGTGGTCGAAGCTTGCAAGCAGTGCGGTCGCAATCAGTTGATGCAGATCACGCCGCCCCGCCCTTTCGGCGAGTTTATCGCTTCGGTCGACTCTGGCACCAAGTGCATCGCCCACCCCGTCGGGAGGTCGCTCTCGCAGTTTGGCCTGTCAGCCGCTACTGAGTTTGCCGCGGCGATTGGCCCCGAGGGAGGCTTCTCCGACAGCGAAGTCGCGCTGGCCAACGAGCATGGCTGGCAGAGCATGTGCCTCGGTGCTAGCATTCTCCGCATCGAAACCGCAGCTATCGCGGTCGCAGCGGTAGTCACTTCTAGCTGCTCGGTCGAGTCTTAG
- a CDS encoding AAA family ATPase — protein MSYLRHWQLETSPYRPQAGSYPAPAQQEAMARIDYLVGEKRNLGALVAPRGLGKTVVLEEAGRHHLRDGKYVASIDAFGLTPREFLWQVACAFETQPALGDSVSRLWQKLADSATEHAWRGEQGLVLIDDAGQAGPDLCQQMVRLVRLASNLGAAWNLVLAATPSEASRWPDTLLELMDLRIELYAWDEETTFDYLQHALMSAGRLEPVFTEDALYRIHVLAQGIPRHVARLADFSLVVGAAAEVSIIDTSVVESAQEQVSWPTAVAS, from the coding sequence ATGTCTTATCTGCGTCATTGGCAACTCGAAACGTCTCCTTACCGCCCGCAAGCGGGAAGCTACCCCGCCCCTGCGCAGCAGGAAGCCATGGCTCGCATCGACTACTTGGTGGGCGAAAAACGCAATCTTGGAGCGCTGGTTGCTCCGCGTGGATTGGGCAAGACCGTGGTGCTCGAAGAAGCTGGCCGACACCATCTGCGAGATGGCAAGTACGTGGCCTCGATCGATGCGTTCGGGTTGACCCCTCGCGAGTTTTTGTGGCAAGTTGCCTGTGCGTTCGAAACGCAACCGGCGCTCGGCGATAGCGTCTCCCGTTTGTGGCAGAAGTTGGCCGACTCGGCGACCGAGCACGCCTGGCGCGGCGAACAGGGTCTTGTGCTCATCGACGACGCAGGGCAGGCCGGGCCTGATTTATGCCAGCAGATGGTCCGCCTGGTGCGGTTGGCCTCGAACCTCGGCGCTGCGTGGAACCTGGTGCTGGCGGCCACCCCGAGCGAAGCATCGCGTTGGCCGGATACGCTGCTCGAACTCATGGACTTGCGGATTGAGCTGTACGCGTGGGACGAAGAGACCACGTTCGACTATCTGCAGCATGCACTGATGTCAGCAGGGCGGTTGGAGCCGGTATTCACCGAGGACGCGCTGTATCGCATTCATGTCCTCGCACAGGGCATTCCCCGACATGTGGCTCGCCTAGCCGACTTCTCGTTGGTTGTCGGAGCTGCCGCTGAGGTGTCGATCATCGATACCAGCGTGGTCGAGTCGGCCCAGGAGCAAGTCTCTTGGCCTACGGCGGTCGCCTCTTAA
- a CDS encoding tetratricopeptide repeat protein has translation MRRLVHYFQHESSLSDVTRLALGAGLVGLMLPTSYSSAIDDLAPAVVETIVVENSVVVAKRKLDDVAPLELEEGDDSLQPIMVSDKEPQLADPEEHLMPKAKDEAVKVAANAAEVPASDQPEEPAELAAPEGPQPAQPAVFHGIQPGVSTKKQLIESWGSPDEVAPTDAGQLMLFQLESFRGVEVLVEDGLVTLMKINLRRALSPAELAEKIAADTDEAVPLEDPEANRVVAYAYPERGIVMVVDESDGITPLTTEKISQMILQPLDPDTFCLRAAERSFGELTNRIADLKQALKLAPREASIHWQLSQALSDAGLATEAEASAKRALDIEPENLAYRQQWAKTLSAVGKFDNAVITTREVLDSEGANPLIRAQALYQMGLLAALGDSSIAEKAIHFHNMAITEADKLATSSDPTERMAAKRLLVDAHLAIAVELSKQDYEDNMENVGDWVARASEIAEGLISNEGGDLGLRITVAERSLAALANFKPSNDPEPLIKEIEKTLETIKLDSDDPLWIDQLEWRAGVAYQHALEIEHHRRHPKQALEYSEKAIALMADKAEERRDCPQTVQQVGKLFFHIGAVHAVHQTQHGEAVKWYEKAIPLMTTQASESELLVPRHEGEALVSMAVSYWDQGERNRAIRLTEQGADLIEQAVTAGVMKKKTLAVPYGNLAAMHKKQGNMVEAQRYAKLVESLKTINESQPGVAEATESPAPQARTSQPRTQANRNTQRTRRY, from the coding sequence ATGCGTCGCCTAGTCCATTACTTCCAACACGAATCGAGCTTGTCGGACGTTACTCGTCTGGCCCTAGGAGCTGGTCTGGTCGGGCTTATGCTTCCGACAAGCTACAGTTCCGCCATCGACGACCTAGCTCCTGCAGTGGTCGAAACCATTGTGGTTGAGAACTCGGTAGTCGTGGCGAAACGCAAGCTAGACGACGTCGCCCCTTTGGAACTAGAAGAAGGGGACGATAGCCTGCAGCCGATCATGGTGTCGGACAAGGAACCGCAGCTAGCGGATCCCGAAGAGCACCTGATGCCAAAGGCGAAGGACGAAGCGGTAAAGGTGGCTGCCAACGCGGCGGAAGTACCCGCCAGCGACCAGCCCGAAGAGCCTGCCGAGTTGGCCGCACCCGAAGGTCCGCAGCCCGCGCAGCCGGCCGTGTTCCATGGCATTCAGCCCGGCGTATCGACCAAGAAGCAACTGATCGAATCGTGGGGCAGCCCCGACGAAGTCGCTCCGACCGACGCGGGGCAGCTGATGTTGTTCCAACTCGAGAGCTTCCGCGGCGTTGAAGTGTTGGTGGAAGATGGGCTCGTCACATTGATGAAAATCAACCTCCGCCGGGCGTTGTCGCCAGCCGAGCTGGCCGAGAAAATTGCCGCCGATACGGACGAAGCTGTTCCGCTGGAAGATCCCGAAGCCAATCGCGTGGTCGCGTATGCGTATCCCGAGCGTGGTATCGTGATGGTGGTCGACGAGTCGGATGGCATCACTCCGCTGACGACGGAGAAGATCTCGCAGATGATTCTGCAACCACTCGACCCCGATACCTTCTGCCTGCGTGCCGCAGAACGTTCATTCGGCGAGCTGACGAATCGCATTGCCGACCTGAAGCAAGCCTTGAAGCTGGCTCCTCGCGAAGCCAGCATCCACTGGCAACTCTCGCAAGCATTGAGCGACGCAGGACTGGCCACCGAAGCCGAAGCCTCGGCAAAGCGGGCGCTCGACATCGAGCCTGAGAATCTTGCTTATCGCCAACAGTGGGCCAAAACCCTGTCGGCTGTCGGCAAGTTTGATAACGCTGTGATCACGACTCGCGAAGTACTCGACTCGGAAGGGGCCAATCCGCTGATTCGCGCCCAAGCCCTCTACCAAATGGGATTGTTGGCCGCGTTGGGGGATTCGAGCATTGCTGAGAAAGCGATTCACTTCCACAACATGGCCATCACCGAAGCCGACAAGCTGGCGACTAGCAGCGACCCCACGGAGCGTATGGCTGCTAAGCGGTTGCTGGTCGACGCCCACCTGGCGATCGCCGTGGAACTGTCGAAGCAAGACTACGAAGACAACATGGAAAACGTAGGCGACTGGGTCGCCCGCGCTTCGGAGATTGCCGAGGGGTTGATCAGCAACGAGGGTGGTGATCTTGGTCTGCGGATCACGGTCGCCGAGCGTTCGCTGGCAGCTTTGGCGAACTTCAAGCCATCGAACGATCCCGAGCCGCTGATCAAAGAAATTGAGAAGACGCTGGAAACCATCAAGCTCGACTCCGACGATCCGCTGTGGATCGATCAACTCGAGTGGCGGGCAGGCGTGGCTTACCAACACGCGTTGGAAATTGAGCATCACCGCCGGCACCCGAAGCAGGCGTTGGAGTACTCGGAGAAAGCCATCGCCCTGATGGCCGACAAGGCCGAAGAGCGTCGCGACTGCCCTCAAACGGTTCAGCAGGTTGGCAAACTCTTCTTCCACATCGGAGCGGTCCATGCAGTGCACCAGACCCAGCATGGCGAAGCGGTGAAGTGGTACGAAAAGGCCATTCCGCTGATGACCACTCAGGCGTCGGAATCGGAACTACTGGTACCTCGCCACGAAGGTGAAGCACTGGTTAGCATGGCCGTCTCGTACTGGGACCAAGGCGAACGCAACCGGGCGATCCGGCTGACTGAGCAAGGTGCCGATCTGATTGAGCAAGCCGTGACCGCTGGCGTAATGAAGAAGAAGACGCTCGCGGTGCCTTACGGCAACTTGGCTGCCATGCATAAGAAGCAAGGCAACATGGTCGAAGCTCAACGCTACGCCAAGCTGGTCGAGTCGCTAAAGACCATCAACGAATCGCAGCCAGGCGTTGCGGAGGCCACCGAATCGCCAGCTCCGCAAGCTCGCACATCGCAGCCTCGCACGCAAGCGAATCGCAACACGCAACGCACACGTCGCTATTAG
- a CDS encoding dockerin type I domain-containing protein, with the protein MALVAGACLLLAPQSKAQTGFLIEGDYTPVDDRSTEQDFVYDNTDPRGLGYYYGNEGIMPYTEFYGGGFSEDPEDFAQYTFEEGDDDKVNISVGIESVGYFEIYQGTQFRYGHLVIGGTADDVNPTGNSFSGGQGIGFVTIEGVNAVYNNDPSTIPSIYENINDPTPRAEDDGYDVYVGLTGHGSLEVLDGGRLEIGDSLFVGLAEGSTGVVLVSGFGSVITQSGIKELEEDQEQPDSQPMLIGALGSGSMRIEEGGIVNAKAGIGIGSLGVVVEDGVDGDADNPLGVDYYGGNGTVEIDGSGSRINSNGGVTVSTYYHDAAEYENGADLGGTLAITNSGLLNITQSDGSSSAGLFIGRYGSLQFDGGRAVITDGFYNDGISYGTGRVTSGTFNNRRFGELTISEGETLRFTSTADEAASDDSGSFFMANSGLIEVVDGELIFERSFVNEADMFINRIELATGILPDKRGYITGQDAKIRFRSGLMNQASLSLTAGDNIVAGNVINDATGDILLSGSSNTVFEGDLTNFGDIELGPDGSAVSMSVLGTFTGAPASTLSLALGGGSTGYLLSTMAVTGDIVLGGGLFVDLSANGPSPLDPMVGDQYELISGTGLLSGAFEALNLPTLAAGLAWSIDTSNSDFTLVVVEDNSIGGDFNGDGIVDELDYAIWETNFGIQSGATGVLGDADGDGDVDGYDYLVWLNQVGMPGMAPGSLNSNFGEFVSQVPEPQSVLLLLGSAFAGLALYRRR; encoded by the coding sequence ATGGCTCTAGTTGCAGGTGCTTGCCTGCTGCTGGCTCCCCAATCCAAGGCGCAAACCGGCTTTCTGATTGAAGGCGACTACACGCCGGTCGACGATCGATCGACGGAGCAAGACTTCGTCTACGACAACACCGACCCTCGCGGCCTGGGCTACTACTACGGCAACGAAGGCATCATGCCTTACACCGAATTCTACGGCGGTGGCTTCAGCGAAGACCCTGAGGACTTCGCTCAGTACACCTTCGAAGAAGGCGACGACGACAAGGTCAATATCTCAGTCGGTATCGAGAGCGTCGGTTACTTCGAGATCTATCAAGGCACCCAGTTCCGCTACGGTCACCTGGTGATCGGTGGTACTGCCGACGACGTAAACCCCACCGGCAACAGCTTTTCGGGTGGTCAGGGCATCGGCTTCGTGACCATCGAAGGGGTCAACGCGGTCTACAACAACGATCCCAGCACCATTCCCTCGATCTACGAGAACATCAACGACCCGACTCCTCGCGCCGAGGACGATGGCTACGACGTGTACGTCGGCCTCACAGGTCATGGTTCGCTCGAAGTACTCGACGGCGGGCGTCTGGAAATCGGCGACTCGCTGTTCGTCGGTTTGGCCGAAGGCTCCACCGGCGTCGTGCTGGTAAGCGGATTTGGTTCGGTGATTACCCAGAGCGGCATCAAAGAACTCGAGGAAGATCAGGAACAGCCCGATTCGCAGCCGATGCTCATCGGTGCCTTGGGTAGCGGCTCGATGCGAATCGAAGAAGGTGGCATCGTGAACGCTAAAGCTGGTATCGGTATCGGTTCGCTCGGCGTGGTCGTCGAAGACGGGGTAGATGGCGATGCCGACAACCCGCTAGGCGTCGACTACTACGGCGGCAACGGCACCGTCGAAATCGATGGTTCCGGTTCGCGCATTAACTCCAACGGCGGCGTGACCGTGAGCACCTACTACCACGACGCAGCCGAGTATGAAAACGGCGCCGACCTCGGTGGTACGCTTGCGATTACCAATTCGGGGCTGTTGAACATCACCCAGTCCGACGGTAGTAGCTCGGCCGGTTTGTTCATCGGTCGCTACGGCAGCCTGCAATTCGACGGCGGTCGGGCGGTGATTACCGATGGCTTCTACAACGACGGTATCTCCTACGGTACCGGTCGCGTGACCAGCGGCACCTTCAACAATCGTCGCTTCGGCGAACTTACGATCAGCGAAGGAGAAACCTTGCGGTTCACTTCCACTGCCGATGAAGCCGCGTCCGACGACTCCGGTTCGTTCTTCATGGCGAACAGCGGATTGATCGAAGTAGTCGACGGCGAATTGATCTTCGAACGCAGCTTCGTGAACGAAGCCGACATGTTCATCAACCGCATCGAACTGGCGACCGGCATCCTGCCCGACAAACGGGGCTACATCACCGGCCAGGACGCGAAGATTCGCTTCCGCTCGGGCCTGATGAACCAGGCTTCGCTGTCGCTGACCGCTGGCGACAACATTGTTGCTGGCAACGTGATCAACGACGCGACCGGCGACATCCTGCTGTCGGGTAGCTCGAACACCGTGTTCGAAGGCGACCTGACCAACTTCGGCGACATTGAACTGGGGCCTGATGGCAGTGCGGTTTCGATGTCGGTGCTCGGCACCTTCACCGGCGCTCCTGCTTCGACCTTGAGCCTGGCCCTCGGCGGCGGCTCGACCGGTTACCTGCTGAGCACCATGGCCGTGACCGGCGACATCGTGCTTGGCGGCGGGCTGTTTGTCGACCTGTCGGCCAACGGTCCTTCGCCGCTCGACCCGATGGTCGGCGACCAGTACGAGCTGATCTCGGGCACCGGACTCTTGAGCGGTGCGTTCGAAGCCTTGAACCTGCCGACACTCGCTGCCGGTCTGGCCTGGAGCATCGATACTTCGAACTCCGACTTCACCCTGGTGGTGGTCGAAGACAACTCGATCGGTGGCGACTTCAATGGCGACGGCATCGTCGACGAACTGGACTACGCCATCTGGGAGACCAACTTCGGTATTCAATCTGGCGCGACCGGCGTGCTCGGCGATGCCGATGGCGATGGCGACGTCGACGGCTACGACTACTTGGTATGGCTCAATCAAGTGGGCATGCCTGGCATGGCTCCCGGTAGCCTGAACTCCAACTTCGGCGAGTTCGTCAGTCAGGTTCCCGAGCCCCAGTCGGTGCTGCTGCTCCTCGGCAGTGCCTTCGCCGGCCTGGCCCTCTACCGCCGCCGCTAA
- a CDS encoding molybdopterin molybdotransferase MoeA, with the protein MISFEQALEHVAEQVATLATQRVRLRDSMGLVLGDDVTSDVDSPPYNKSLMDGYAVAAGDTSAERKIVERIMAGDVPRYAIRPGIVTQVMTGAPVPDGTAAVVPVERTSELPDDQLHLDWVDPAVGTNVQPQGSLSRKGQTVVTAGTRVAPHVMGALAEAGAAVVQVVPRPTVAILVTGNELVSVDERPDPGQIRDANGPMLRTAVSECDATPYLLPRSMDDLDELTRLVAAGLEADVLLVSGGMSVGVKDLMPQAFAEAGVERVFHRVSIKPGRPLWFGIAPRQSERPRLVFGLPGNPVSGLACFHLFVRPTLEVLAGRSSRFELPWQRGRLTQPLSSGPGREGFRPAVLACSGEVTPCNWQGSADLAGMVAANCLLRVPGAGAAFSAGDWVDLLPLGGSRGQ; encoded by the coding sequence GTGATTTCGTTCGAACAAGCCTTGGAACATGTTGCCGAGCAGGTAGCGACTCTCGCTACCCAGCGGGTGCGGCTGCGCGACAGCATGGGCCTAGTGCTCGGCGACGACGTAACCAGCGACGTCGACTCGCCACCGTATAACAAGTCGCTGATGGATGGCTACGCGGTAGCGGCCGGCGACACCTCGGCCGAGCGCAAGATCGTCGAGCGAATCATGGCGGGCGACGTGCCTCGCTACGCGATTCGCCCGGGTATCGTCACGCAAGTGATGACCGGTGCCCCCGTGCCCGATGGCACCGCGGCCGTGGTGCCGGTGGAGCGAACGTCGGAGCTGCCCGACGACCAGCTGCACCTCGACTGGGTCGATCCGGCGGTCGGCACCAACGTGCAGCCGCAAGGCTCGCTGAGCCGAAAGGGCCAAACCGTGGTCACCGCCGGCACGCGGGTCGCCCCGCACGTGATGGGAGCGCTGGCCGAAGCCGGTGCGGCCGTGGTGCAGGTGGTCCCCCGCCCGACAGTCGCGATCCTCGTCACTGGCAACGAACTGGTAAGCGTCGACGAACGCCCCGACCCCGGGCAGATACGCGACGCGAACGGGCCGATGCTCCGCACGGCGGTGAGCGAATGCGACGCGACTCCCTACTTGCTGCCAAGGAGCATGGACGATCTCGACGAGCTGACACGGCTCGTAGCCGCCGGACTCGAAGCCGACGTGCTACTGGTATCCGGCGGTATGTCGGTCGGGGTGAAGGACCTGATGCCGCAGGCGTTCGCCGAAGCCGGCGTCGAGCGGGTATTCCACCGCGTGTCGATCAAACCGGGCCGGCCGCTCTGGTTTGGCATCGCCCCGCGGCAATCCGAACGCCCGCGACTCGTGTTCGGCCTGCCTGGCAACCCGGTAAGCGGTCTGGCATGCTTTCACCTGTTCGTGCGACCCACGCTGGAGGTGCTCGCGGGCCGCTCCTCGCGGTTCGAGCTACCCTGGCAGCGCGGTCGGCTCACGCAGCCGCTGAGCAGCGGCCCCGGCCGCGAGGGTTTCCGCCCGGCGGTGCTAGCCTGTTCCGGCGAGGTGACCCCCTGCAATTGGCAAGGATCGGCCGATTTGGCCGGCATGGTTGCGGCCAACTGCCTGCTGCGAGTCCCCGGGGCAGGAGCCGCTTTTTCGGCCGGCGACTGGGTCGATCTGCTGCCGCTGGGAGGTTCTAGAGGCCAATGA
- a CDS encoding MOSC domain-containing protein, whose translation MQLLSVNVGRPRLVQYNGQTISTAIYKEPVTGEVEVDEMGLVPDDQADKRVHGGADKAVYAYTEPSYAWWRTQLSDHPLPPGTFGENLTIDGLTDAQVQIGDQFRIGTVLLEVTQPRQPCSKLGVKMKSPAFIKQFHQAELPGFYLRVLEPGRLAVGQAVERVMQAEHSMNIPDIYRLLHAKSVDRNELQRAAELPALSAAWRSDFEKLLSST comes from the coding sequence ATGCAACTACTTTCGGTAAACGTGGGTCGCCCGCGACTGGTGCAATACAACGGGCAGACCATCTCGACCGCCATCTACAAGGAGCCGGTAACCGGCGAAGTGGAGGTCGACGAAATGGGCCTGGTGCCCGACGACCAGGCCGACAAGCGCGTGCATGGCGGAGCCGACAAAGCGGTTTACGCCTACACCGAACCGAGCTACGCGTGGTGGCGCACCCAGCTGAGCGACCACCCGCTCCCCCCCGGCACGTTTGGCGAGAACCTGACCATCGACGGACTGACCGACGCCCAGGTGCAGATCGGCGACCAGTTCCGCATCGGCACCGTGCTGCTCGAAGTCACGCAGCCTCGCCAGCCTTGCTCGAAGCTCGGCGTCAAAATGAAGTCGCCAGCGTTCATCAAACAATTCCACCAGGCCGAGCTACCGGGGTTCTACCTGCGGGTGCTCGAGCCAGGGCGACTGGCCGTGGGGCAAGCGGTGGAGCGAGTTATGCAAGCAGAGCACTCGATGAACATCCCCGACATCTACCGTCTGCTACACGCGAAGTCGGTCGATCGCAACGAGCTACAACGAGCGGCCGAGTTGCCAGCGTTGTCGGCCGCCTGGCGGTCGGACTTCGAGAAGCTACTAAGTTCAACCTGA
- a CDS encoding anthranilate synthase component II, whose protein sequence is MILVIDNYDSFTYNLVQRLGEIDSSLDVKVVRNDEVTPEEVEQMKPDRLIVSPGPCTPNEAGVSMQAIKHMAGKVPVLGVCLGHQSMGQVYGGKIVRARNLMHGKVDQIHHNGKGLFEGIESPFQATRYHSLVIDPATLPDEFEMTAWANEPHGGREIMAIQHKELPLYGVQFHPESFLTHRGFDLLRQFLATACEPTTT, encoded by the coding sequence ATGATTCTGGTTATCGATAACTACGACTCCTTTACCTACAACCTGGTGCAACGACTCGGGGAGATCGATTCGTCGCTCGATGTGAAAGTGGTGCGCAACGACGAAGTCACTCCGGAAGAAGTCGAACAGATGAAGCCCGATCGGCTGATCGTTTCGCCAGGGCCATGCACGCCGAACGAAGCGGGCGTGTCGATGCAGGCCATCAAGCACATGGCCGGCAAGGTGCCAGTGCTCGGCGTTTGCCTGGGTCACCAGTCGATGGGCCAGGTCTACGGCGGCAAGATCGTCCGCGCCCGCAACTTGATGCATGGCAAGGTCGATCAGATCCATCACAACGGCAAAGGGTTGTTCGAAGGAATCGAGAGCCCGTTCCAAGCAACGCGTTACCACAGCCTGGTGATCGATCCGGCGACGCTGCCCGACGAGTTCGAGATGACCGCCTGGGCGAACGAGCCGCATGGTGGTCGCGAGATCATGGCGATTCAGCACAAGGAGCTTCCGCTGTACGGCGTGCAGTTCCACCCAGAGAGCTTCCTGACCCATCGCGGCTTCGACCTGTTGCGGCAGTTTTTGGCGACAGCTTGCGAGCCGACAACCACCTAA